In Streptomyces chartreusis, the following proteins share a genomic window:
- a CDS encoding GDP-mannose 4,6-dehydratase has translation MTSAPLAAVTGAEGFIGSHLTEALVASGHRVRAMAQYNSFSSYGWLETLPADVLDQVEIVLGDVRDPGSVRGLLDGADCAYHLAALIAIPYSYQAPHSYVDTNVTGTLNVLEAVRSLEIPRLVHTSTSETYGTAQTVPITEDHPINTQSPYAASKAGGDRLADSYHASFGTPVVTLRPFNTFGPRQSMRAVIPTVIGQVAAGQRTITLGDLRPTRDFTFVEDTAKAFLAVGTAPADRVVGRTFNAGTGGEISVGDLVALIGKVMDAPLDVREDSARMRPAASEVMRLVADATRLTTATGWRPGSTLEEGLARTARWFTDPVNLARYKTGIYNI, from the coding sequence TTGACCTCCGCACCACTCGCCGCCGTCACCGGAGCCGAAGGCTTCATCGGCTCGCATCTCACCGAGGCGCTCGTCGCCTCCGGCCACCGCGTCAGGGCCATGGCCCAGTACAACTCGTTCTCCTCCTACGGGTGGCTGGAGACCCTGCCCGCCGACGTCCTGGACCAGGTGGAGATCGTCCTCGGCGACGTACGCGACCCGGGCTCGGTGCGCGGCCTGCTCGACGGCGCCGACTGCGCCTACCACCTCGCCGCGCTCATCGCGATCCCGTACTCCTACCAGGCCCCGCACAGCTACGTGGACACCAACGTCACCGGCACGCTCAACGTCCTGGAAGCGGTGCGCTCGCTGGAGATCCCGCGCCTGGTGCACACCTCCACCAGCGAGACGTACGGCACCGCGCAGACCGTACCGATCACCGAGGACCACCCCATCAACACGCAGTCGCCGTACGCCGCTTCGAAGGCGGGCGGCGACCGGCTGGCCGACAGCTACCACGCCAGCTTCGGCACACCCGTGGTGACGCTGCGCCCGTTCAACACCTTCGGCCCGCGCCAGTCGATGCGCGCGGTGATCCCCACCGTGATCGGCCAGGTGGCGGCCGGGCAGCGCACCATCACGCTCGGCGACCTGCGCCCCACCCGGGACTTCACCTTCGTCGAGGACACCGCGAAGGCGTTCCTCGCCGTCGGTACCGCGCCCGCGGACCGGGTGGTGGGCCGCACCTTCAACGCCGGGACCGGAGGCGAGATCTCCGTCGGTGACCTGGTCGCCCTGATCGGCAAGGTCATGGACGCGCCGCTCGACGTCCGTGAGGACTCCGCGCGCATGAGGCCCGCGGCCTCCGAGGTGATGCGGCTCGTCGCCGACGCCACCCGGCTGACCACGGCGACCGGCTGGCGGCCCGGCAGCACGCTGGAGGAAGGGCTCGCGCGCACCGCGCGGTGGTTCACCGACCCCGTCAACCTGGCCCGCTACAAGACCGGCATCTACAACATCTGA
- a CDS encoding nucleotidyltransferase family protein — MHAVILAGGKGVRLRPYTTALPKPLVPIGDQHAILEIVLRQLSTSGFTRCTIAIGHLGEIIRAYVGDGTQWGLSVDYATEDSPLGTMGPLLTLRDRLPEHFLVMNGDVLTDLDYADVLRTHEASGTPLTIATYARKVHIDFGVLTTDASRVVAFTEKPSIDYRVSMGVYGVSRTTLDHYTPGLPLGFDELVMDLLAAERPPQAYEFDGYWLDIGRPDDYDRANAEFTSRKSLLLKGA; from the coding sequence ATGCACGCAGTGATCCTGGCCGGCGGGAAGGGCGTGAGGCTGCGGCCGTACACGACCGCGCTGCCCAAGCCGCTCGTCCCCATCGGCGACCAGCACGCGATCCTGGAGATCGTGCTGCGTCAGCTGTCCACGTCCGGCTTCACCCGCTGCACCATCGCCATCGGGCATCTGGGCGAGATCATCCGCGCCTACGTCGGCGACGGGACCCAGTGGGGCCTGAGCGTCGACTACGCCACCGAGGACAGCCCGCTGGGCACCATGGGTCCGCTGCTGACCCTGCGCGACCGGCTCCCCGAGCACTTCCTCGTCATGAACGGCGACGTCCTCACCGACCTCGACTACGCCGACGTGCTGCGCACGCACGAGGCGTCGGGCACGCCCCTGACCATCGCCACGTACGCCCGCAAGGTGCACATCGACTTCGGGGTGCTGACCACCGACGCCAGCCGGGTCGTCGCCTTCACCGAGAAGCCCAGCATCGACTACCGGGTCTCCATGGGCGTCTACGGCGTCTCGCGGACCACCCTCGACCACTACACCCCCGGACTCCCGCTCGGCTTCGACGAGCTGGTGATGGACCTGCTCGCCGCCGAACGTCCCCCGCAAGCCTACGAGTTCGACGGGTACTGGCTCGACATCGGCCGTCCCGACGACTACGACCGGGCCAACGCGGAGTTCACCAGCCGCAAGTCGCTCCTGCTCAAGGGGGCCTGA
- a CDS encoding sialidase family protein has product MPSRLRAHLKADLAAGVVLATAAALVGPAHAQPAKAVPLFEQRVIFRASQDPGGYSCFRIPAVVQTNQGTLLAFAEGRHATCGDAGDIDIVMKRSTDGGRTWGPLQVVTDGAGNTRGNPAPVVDRETGRILLPQTHNTASPDGSSCAVPCNRTPHLQYSDDDGRTWTRPRNLSSQILPASWNSWYASGPVHGIQLTRGSHAGRLVFGVNAETWNGSRVSANHAALIVSDDGGTTWRRGATDTWPIATDGTFHQKPSELTISERTDGAILVSGREQDGTDLGHRTQTFSTDGGDSFTSRFRPLPSLYTPQVQGSTLQLAGGRMLLSCPGDPDRRRTMMIRSSYDGGSTWESVDRGTVVTQDWSGYSDMVHIGGDVVGLMYEGGTVDARDEIRFARFNEEWLKPRRGADPTTADRAPSAQRASVLGGAAPVTGRFGGALSFDGTDDAVRLPFRNQLELGTQSFTASLWFRYTSRTGEQPLLWMGGIGGNQPQFWLRGEPENNRVRGLMTVRSGATAVRSASVSTTAAHNDGQWHHLALRRGGGLLTMFIDGRAISTADVAGSVSRNSPFGVHIGQRMDSRAFFTGRIDEVRVWNRALTNAELTRVRQTNVGPSTNTTLWLPLDQVTAGG; this is encoded by the coding sequence ATGCCGTCGAGGCTTCGCGCACACCTGAAGGCCGACCTCGCCGCAGGCGTGGTCCTGGCGACCGCGGCGGCCCTCGTGGGCCCCGCCCACGCCCAACCCGCCAAGGCCGTACCGCTCTTCGAGCAGCGGGTGATCTTCAGGGCGTCACAGGATCCCGGCGGCTACTCGTGCTTCCGGATCCCGGCCGTCGTACAGACGAACCAGGGCACGCTCCTGGCCTTCGCCGAGGGACGTCACGCCACGTGCGGTGACGCCGGCGACATCGACATCGTGATGAAACGCTCGACCGACGGCGGCCGCACCTGGGGACCGCTCCAGGTCGTCACCGACGGTGCCGGCAACACCCGCGGCAACCCGGCCCCGGTCGTGGACCGGGAGACCGGCCGCATCCTGCTGCCGCAGACGCACAACACCGCGAGTCCGGACGGCTCCAGCTGTGCCGTCCCGTGCAACCGCACCCCGCACCTCCAGTACAGCGACGACGACGGCCGCACCTGGACCCGGCCGCGCAACCTGAGCTCGCAGATCCTGCCCGCGAGCTGGAACTCCTGGTACGCCAGCGGCCCCGTGCACGGGATCCAGCTCACCCGCGGCAGTCACGCCGGCCGGCTGGTCTTCGGTGTCAACGCCGAGACCTGGAACGGCAGTCGGGTCTCCGCCAACCACGCGGCCCTCATCGTCAGCGACGACGGTGGCACCACCTGGCGCCGCGGTGCCACCGACACCTGGCCCATCGCCACGGACGGCACCTTCCACCAGAAGCCGTCCGAACTCACCATCAGCGAGCGCACCGACGGTGCCATCCTGGTCAGCGGTCGCGAGCAGGACGGCACCGATCTGGGGCACCGCACCCAGACCTTCAGCACCGACGGCGGGGACAGCTTCACCTCCCGGTTCCGTCCCCTCCCGAGCCTGTACACCCCCCAGGTCCAGGGCTCGACGCTGCAACTCGCCGGTGGCCGCATGCTGTTGTCCTGCCCCGGCGACCCGGACCGCCGCAGGACCATGATGATCCGCTCCTCCTACGACGGCGGCAGCACCTGGGAGAGCGTGGACCGCGGCACCGTGGTCACCCAGGACTGGTCGGGCTACTCCGACATGGTGCACATCGGCGGCGACGTGGTGGGGCTGATGTACGAGGGCGGCACCGTCGACGCCCGCGACGAGATCCGCTTCGCCCGCTTCAACGAGGAGTGGCTCAAGCCGCGTCGAGGCGCCGACCCGACCACCGCCGACCGTGCCCCGTCGGCCCAGCGAGCGAGCGTACTGGGCGGCGCGGCGCCGGTGACCGGACGGTTCGGCGGCGCCTTGTCCTTCGACGGCACCGACGACGCCGTACGTCTGCCGTTCCGGAACCAGCTGGAGCTGGGCACCCAGAGCTTCACCGCCTCCCTGTGGTTCCGCTACACGAGCCGGACCGGCGAGCAGCCGCTGCTGTGGATGGGCGGCATCGGCGGCAATCAGCCGCAGTTCTGGCTGCGTGGCGAACCCGAGAACAACCGGGTGCGCGGACTGATGACGGTGCGCAGCGGCGCGACGGCCGTGCGGTCCGCGTCCGTCAGCACCACCGCCGCGCACAACGACGGCCAGTGGCACCACCTCGCCCTGCGTCGCGGAGGCGGGCTGCTCACCATGTTCATCGACGGCAGGGCGATCAGCACGGCCGACGTGGCCGGATCCGTCAGCCGCAACTCGCCGTTCGGGGTGCACATCGGCCAGCGGATGGACAGCAGGGCGTTCTTCACCGGCCGCATCGACGAGGTCCGCGTCTGGAACCGGGCCCTCACCAACGCCGAACTGACCCGGGTGCGTCAGACGAACGTCGGCCCGAGCACCAACACCACCCTGTGGCTGCCGCTGGACCAGGTCACCGCGGGCGGCTGA
- the pelF gene encoding GT4 family glycosyltransferase PelF, with protein sequence MHVHHGARRNAAARVTLLTEGTYPHSHGGVSVWCDQLVTGMSDIEFDVVAVTGTGREPTVWDLPDHVRSVLSVPMWGAAPEGRPPRGRSRRQLADVYERFLTALVDPGAEDGFAPALYALARAAADGELSSFLRGHTAIAILTAVWRRPGLAVREARPTLHDALTATALLEHALRPLAAPPPQHGVAHAVSGGVAVLPGLAARERYEVPLLLTEHGVYLRERYLGYRTAPYRWPVKAVVLGFFRLLAEESYRQAALITPGNRYNRLWEEQGGADPESIRTVYNGVDPAAFPPAGPEPESLTLSWAGRVDPIKDLETLIRAFALVRRQLPDVRLRLFGGTPRGGEAYRERCEALAAELGHGDAVTFEGRVDDIKDAYAAGNVVMLSSISEGFPFTLIEAMSCGRATVSTDVGGVREAVGDTGLVVPPRDPAAMAAAALELLGDPERRRAMGEAARLRVIEQFTLRQTIDTFRAIYHELAVGKPESAARVVLPSPAVSGTGSLTG encoded by the coding sequence ATGCACGTTCATCACGGCGCGCGACGCAATGCCGCCGCGCGCGTCACCCTGCTCACCGAAGGCACCTACCCGCACAGTCACGGGGGTGTGAGCGTCTGGTGCGACCAACTCGTCACCGGCATGTCGGACATCGAGTTCGACGTCGTCGCCGTCACCGGCACCGGACGGGAACCCACCGTGTGGGACCTTCCTGACCATGTCCGCAGCGTCCTGTCGGTCCCCATGTGGGGCGCCGCTCCCGAGGGCCGTCCACCGCGCGGCCGGTCGCGCAGGCAACTCGCGGATGTCTACGAGCGGTTCCTGACCGCGCTCGTGGACCCCGGCGCCGAGGACGGCTTCGCACCCGCCCTGTACGCCCTGGCACGCGCCGCGGCGGACGGCGAGCTCAGCTCTTTCCTGCGGGGCCACACGGCGATAGCGATCCTTACCGCCGTATGGAGGCGACCCGGGCTGGCGGTGCGTGAGGCGCGGCCTACGCTGCACGATGCGCTCACCGCCACCGCCCTGCTCGAACACGCCCTGCGTCCGCTGGCCGCGCCGCCACCGCAGCACGGCGTCGCGCATGCCGTCAGCGGCGGCGTCGCAGTCCTGCCGGGGCTCGCGGCACGGGAGCGGTACGAGGTTCCGCTGCTCCTCACCGAGCACGGCGTCTACCTGCGCGAGCGCTACCTCGGCTATCGCACCGCGCCGTACCGCTGGCCGGTGAAGGCGGTGGTGCTCGGCTTCTTCCGGCTGCTGGCGGAGGAGAGTTACCGCCAGGCGGCCCTGATCACCCCCGGCAACCGCTACAACCGGCTGTGGGAGGAACAGGGCGGCGCCGACCCGGAGTCCATCCGCACCGTCTACAACGGCGTCGACCCCGCCGCGTTCCCACCTGCCGGGCCCGAGCCGGAGTCGCTCACGCTGAGCTGGGCCGGGCGGGTCGACCCGATTAAGGACCTGGAGACCCTGATCCGCGCCTTCGCCCTCGTCCGCCGGCAACTCCCCGACGTGCGGCTGAGGTTGTTCGGAGGCACCCCTCGGGGCGGCGAGGCGTACCGGGAACGCTGTGAGGCCCTGGCCGCCGAGCTGGGGCACGGGGACGCCGTGACCTTCGAGGGGCGCGTCGACGACATCAAGGACGCCTACGCGGCGGGGAACGTGGTGATGCTGTCGAGCATCAGCGAAGGCTTCCCGTTCACCCTCATCGAGGCCATGTCGTGCGGCCGGGCGACCGTGTCCACGGACGTGGGCGGCGTGCGCGAGGCCGTCGGCGACACCGGGCTCGTGGTGCCGCCGCGCGACCCCGCCGCCATGGCCGCCGCTGCGCTGGAGCTGCTGGGCGATCCCGAGCGGCGCCGCGCCATGGGGGAGGCGGCACGGCTGCGCGTCATCGAACAGTTCACCCTGCGCCAGACCATCGACACGTTCCGCGCCATTTACCACGAACTGGCGGTAGGGAAGCCCGAGTCGGCCGCCAGAGTCGTGCTGCCCTCTCCGGCGGTCAGCGGCACGGGGAGCCTGACCGGATGA
- a CDS encoding NAD-dependent epimerase/dehydratase family protein, producing the protein MHILVLGNTGYLGAHVAEHLRALPDVRVLVAGRSPAADITVDLATDSPRDLAALLAEAAPDAVVNCAGATGGDAVTLAEVNARGPAVLCAALRLAAPGARLVHLGSAAEYGPTEPGMRVTESAATRPAGPYGATKLAGTVAVTASGLDATVLRVGNPVGAGAPPTGLPGRVARLLADAGPDPDAELRLGDLSAHRDFVDARDVARAARLAVTAAGPLPPVLNIGGGDARPVRDLVRLLAEAAGFRGRIIEAGSGGSARSAQVSWQCSDITAARDALGWTPTHTLDASVAALRAAEGVPAR; encoded by the coding sequence ATGCACATCCTCGTACTCGGCAACACCGGCTACCTGGGCGCACATGTCGCCGAGCACCTGCGCGCCCTGCCGGACGTGCGCGTCCTCGTCGCCGGCCGCTCGCCCGCCGCCGACATCACCGTGGACCTCGCCACCGACAGCCCGCGGGACCTGGCGGCCCTGCTGGCCGAGGCCGCGCCCGACGCCGTCGTCAACTGCGCGGGCGCGACCGGCGGCGACGCCGTCACCCTCGCGGAGGTGAACGCCCGCGGCCCCGCCGTGCTGTGCGCGGCGCTGCGGCTGGCGGCGCCGGGAGCCCGCCTGGTCCATCTGGGCTCGGCCGCCGAGTACGGGCCCACCGAACCCGGCATGCGGGTCACGGAGTCGGCCGCGACCCGGCCGGCCGGCCCGTACGGCGCGACCAAACTGGCCGGCACGGTGGCGGTCACCGCGTCAGGGCTGGACGCGACGGTGCTCAGGGTGGGGAATCCGGTGGGCGCGGGGGCCCCGCCCACCGGGCTGCCCGGCCGGGTCGCCCGTCTGCTCGCCGACGCCGGACCCGACCCGGACGCGGAACTGCGGCTCGGCGACCTGTCCGCCCACCGCGACTTCGTGGACGCCCGCGACGTGGCACGGGCGGCCCGACTGGCGGTCACGGCCGCAGGGCCGCTGCCGCCCGTGCTGAACATCGGCGGCGGCGACGCCCGCCCCGTCCGCGATCTCGTGCGCCTGCTGGCGGAGGCGGCCGGCTTCCGGGGCCGGATCATCGAGGCGGGGTCCGGCGGATCCGCCCGGTCCGCGCAGGTGTCGTGGCAGTGCTCGGACATCACCGCAGCCCGCGACGCCCTCGGCTGGACGCCGACGCACACCCTCGACGCGTCGGTGGCAGCGCTCCGGGCCGCCGAGGGGGTACCCGCGCGGTGA
- a CDS encoding phospholipase D-like domain-containing protein — translation MIFLPTRATSLAVATVLSLLTALLIGGATPAAALTKPVVNGPVFNDPLGTAAQQKAIFTQLVRLIGATPAGAQIRGAMHEFVDREVANALIAAHRRGVDVRLVVDDSTYVGPDGAEFANAAFRSLRSALGTNTDARSWIVVCDDRFEDADGVDDVRRGCLAVAPPQPAYNHNKFFLFSRIGPFDDGTSHSRVVFQTSSNLSDWYKVESFNDAVTFTDTTVYNGYASYHDRLRRGRTLARGDNNAYASTPTGSTYRGYFFPRGDASYNNPASDTVVNVLDEVTCAYTGADGLRHRTAIRIVTHSFFGSRRQVADKLAQLRGRGCWIDIVYGDSDSAITSRLNAAGIQHRRCRIPNGPGIDVRPHNKQMLIDGDFNGATTPRVYTGSANLTGSSLRSADEAIVRITSASYHARYLSTFYKIRSACGG, via the coding sequence GTGATCTTCCTGCCCACGCGCGCCACGTCCCTCGCCGTCGCCACCGTGCTGTCCCTGCTCACCGCGCTTCTCATCGGCGGCGCCACACCGGCCGCCGCCCTGACCAAGCCGGTCGTGAACGGGCCCGTGTTCAATGACCCGCTGGGCACGGCGGCGCAGCAGAAGGCGATCTTCACTCAGCTGGTCCGACTGATCGGGGCGACGCCGGCCGGGGCGCAGATCCGCGGTGCGATGCACGAGTTCGTGGATCGGGAGGTCGCGAACGCGCTGATCGCCGCGCACCGGCGCGGCGTCGACGTCAGACTCGTCGTCGACGACTCGACGTATGTCGGTCCCGACGGCGCCGAGTTCGCGAACGCGGCCTTCCGGTCCCTCAGGTCCGCGCTCGGGACCAATACGGACGCCCGGTCCTGGATCGTCGTCTGCGACGACCGGTTCGAGGACGCCGACGGGGTGGACGACGTCCGGCGCGGCTGCCTGGCCGTGGCGCCGCCCCAACCGGCGTACAACCACAACAAGTTCTTCCTGTTCTCGCGGATCGGGCCCTTCGACGACGGCACCAGTCATTCGAGGGTCGTGTTCCAGACTTCGTCGAACCTCTCCGACTGGTACAAGGTCGAGTCCTTCAACGACGCCGTCACCTTCACGGACACCACGGTCTACAACGGCTACGCCTCCTACCACGACCGGCTCCGCCGCGGGCGCACGCTCGCACGCGGCGACAACAACGCCTACGCCTCCACACCGACCGGCTCGACCTACCGCGGCTACTTCTTCCCGCGCGGTGACGCGTCGTACAACAACCCGGCCTCGGACACCGTCGTCAACGTGCTCGACGAGGTGACCTGTGCCTACACCGGTGCGGACGGGCTGCGGCACCGGACCGCCATCCGGATCGTGACGCACAGCTTCTTCGGCTCCCGCCGCCAGGTCGCCGACAAGCTGGCCCAGCTGCGCGGCCGGGGTTGCTGGATCGACATCGTCTACGGCGACAGCGACTCCGCGATCACCAGCCGGCTGAACGCCGCGGGCATCCAGCACCGCAGATGCCGTATCCCCAACGGCCCCGGCATCGACGTACGCCCGCACAACAAGCAGATGCTGATCGACGGTGACTTCAACGGCGCCACCACCCCGCGCGTGTACACGGGGAGCGCCAACCTCACCGGGTCGTCGCTGCGCTCGGCCGACGAGGCGATCGTGCGGATCACCAGTGCGTCGTACCACGCCCGGTATCTGAGCACCTTCTACAAGATCCGCTCCGCCTGTGGCGGATGA
- a CDS encoding TioE family transcriptional regulator, whose translation MGQNLQTGGRLRPVDLARGHGLSTQAVRNYEEAGILPSAARTPHGYRTYTSLHARALRAFLALVPGHGHQTAASIMRAVNEGRVDQALHLIDESHVQLLDDRRTLQAVESALRDLEPESGADPAAVSAPGGTFIGPLAEALGIRPATLRKWERAGLVRPRRDPQTGYRVYDEADVRDARLAHQLRRGGYLLEHIAPLIAQVRAAGGLEPLEAALSDWHDRLSARGRAMLTGAAELEEYLREYVT comes from the coding sequence ATGGGGCAAAACCTTCAAACCGGTGGTCGGCTCCGGCCGGTCGATCTGGCGCGCGGACACGGTCTGTCCACGCAGGCGGTCAGGAACTACGAGGAGGCCGGCATCCTCCCGTCCGCCGCGCGCACGCCCCACGGCTACCGGACCTACACCTCGCTCCACGCGAGGGCTCTGCGCGCGTTCCTCGCCCTGGTGCCGGGGCACGGCCATCAAACGGCGGCGTCGATCATGCGGGCCGTGAATGAGGGGCGCGTTGATCAGGCTCTCCACCTCATCGACGAGAGCCATGTCCAGCTCCTCGACGATCGGCGGACCCTCCAGGCGGTGGAGAGCGCCTTGCGCGACCTGGAGCCCGAGTCCGGGGCCGATCCGGCAGCGGTGTCTGCGCCGGGCGGCACCTTCATCGGTCCCCTGGCGGAGGCGCTGGGGATCCGGCCCGCGACGCTGCGCAAATGGGAGCGCGCCGGACTGGTCCGCCCGCGGCGCGATCCGCAGACGGGGTACCGGGTCTACGACGAGGCGGACGTACGGGACGCCCGGTTGGCTCACCAACTCCGGCGAGGTGGCTACCTGTTGGAGCACATCGCCCCGCTGATCGCCCAGGTGCGGGCGGCAGGAGGTCTGGAGCCGCTGGAGGCCGCGCTGTCGGACTGGCACGACCGGCTGTCCGCCCGCGGACGGGCGATGCTGACCGGGGCCGCGGAGCTGGAGGAGTACCTGCGGGAGTACGTGACTTGA
- a CDS encoding erythromycin esterase family protein, protein MATDIKDTAHSVDAASVMRLVPTRPRLLALGEPTHGEDALLELRNDLFRQLVEQEGYRTIAIESDCLMGLVVDDYVTSGTGSLDDAMAHGISHDWGAFAGNRELVRWMRDYNDGRPASERLRFAGFDGPLEITAAASPRQALTALHGYLSARVDTSLLPCTADALDRLLGADDRWTEPAAMMDPSRSTGRSAEAGELRVLADDLAALLDEQMPHLLAESTAEEWDRARLYARTANGLLRYHHWMADSSPARLTRLVSVRDQMMARNLLALADRGPVFVHAHNGHLQREKSSMRMGGDRLEWWSAGALVNARLGADYAFVATALGTIRHRGVDTPPPDTFEGMLYALPQQSSVIDPARLAPTLGDSSPAPRVSPWFGYAALDPAHLNAIDGIVFVKDVTRS, encoded by the coding sequence ATGGCGACTGACATCAAGGACACCGCCCATTCCGTCGACGCCGCCTCCGTCATGAGGCTGGTCCCGACCCGACCCCGGCTGCTCGCCCTGGGCGAGCCCACTCACGGCGAGGACGCTCTGCTCGAACTGCGCAACGACCTCTTCCGGCAGTTGGTCGAGCAGGAGGGCTACCGGACGATCGCGATCGAGAGCGACTGCCTGATGGGGCTGGTCGTGGACGACTACGTCACCTCGGGCACCGGCAGCCTCGACGACGCCATGGCGCACGGCATCAGCCACGACTGGGGCGCCTTCGCGGGCAACCGCGAGCTCGTGCGCTGGATGCGTGACTACAACGACGGCCGCCCCGCGTCCGAGCGGCTCCGCTTCGCCGGCTTCGACGGCCCGCTGGAGATCACGGCGGCGGCGAGCCCACGGCAGGCCCTCACCGCGCTCCACGGCTACCTCTCCGCCCGGGTGGACACGAGCCTGCTGCCCTGCACCGCGGACGCGCTCGACCGCCTGCTCGGCGCCGACGACCGTTGGACCGAGCCCGCCGCGATGATGGACCCCTCCCGGTCCACCGGCCGATCGGCGGAGGCCGGTGAGCTGCGCGTGCTCGCCGACGATCTGGCGGCACTGCTCGACGAGCAGATGCCGCACCTGCTCGCGGAGTCCACGGCCGAGGAATGGGATCGGGCCCGCCTGTACGCCCGCACCGCGAACGGTCTGCTGCGCTACCACCACTGGATGGCGGACTCCTCGCCGGCCCGCCTGACCCGGCTGGTGAGCGTGCGGGACCAGATGATGGCCCGGAACCTCCTCGCCCTCGCCGACCGTGGACCCGTGTTCGTCCACGCCCACAACGGCCACCTCCAGCGGGAGAAGAGCTCGATGCGGATGGGCGGAGACCGGCTGGAGTGGTGGAGCGCCGGCGCGCTGGTGAACGCCCGACTCGGCGCGGACTACGCCTTCGTGGCCACGGCCCTCGGCACGATCCGACACCGCGGCGTCGACACTCCCCCGCCGGACACCTTTGAAGGGATGCTCTACGCCCTCCCGCAGCAGAGCTCGGTCATCGACCCCGCCCGGTTGGCCCCCACCCTCGGCGACTCATCGCCCGCGCCTCGCGTATCCCCCTGGTTCGGGTACGCCGCCCTCGACCCGGCCCACCTGAACGCCATCGACGGGATCGTGTTCGTGAAGGACGTCACCAGGAGCTAG
- a CDS encoding spherulation-specific family 4 protein, translating to MSLLIPLYVHPAEDPGAWHRLITCATRTYAVVLNPANGPGEARDPAFATAAGALRAAGARVLGYLDMDYGVRDPARITEELRRHQEWYAVDGCFLDQAPADSRGLPGCRRLVRSARGLGASTVVLNPGVHPAPGYARLADLTVTFEGPWSSYVSDFSRPAWTERLPAERLCHLVHGVPEPLVPLAVRTAGERGAGVCGPVTGDLPNPWARLTPALAGADR from the coding sequence GTGAGCCTGCTGATCCCGCTGTACGTGCATCCGGCCGAGGACCCGGGCGCCTGGCACCGGCTCATCACCTGCGCCACCCGCACCTACGCCGTCGTACTCAACCCGGCGAACGGGCCGGGCGAGGCCCGGGACCCGGCGTTCGCCACGGCCGCCGGGGCACTGCGCGCGGCGGGAGCCCGGGTGCTGGGCTACCTCGACATGGACTACGGCGTCCGCGACCCCGCACGGATCACGGAGGAACTGCGCCGGCACCAGGAGTGGTACGCCGTCGACGGATGCTTCCTGGACCAGGCGCCGGCGGACTCGCGGGGACTCCCGGGCTGCCGTCGCCTGGTCCGCTCCGCCCGCGGACTCGGCGCCTCGACAGTGGTCCTCAACCCGGGCGTCCACCCCGCGCCCGGGTACGCCCGGCTGGCCGATCTGACGGTCACCTTCGAAGGGCCGTGGTCGAGTTATGTGTCGGACTTCAGCCGCCCCGCCTGGACCGAGCGGTTGCCCGCCGAGCGGCTGTGCCACCTGGTCCACGGTGTCCCGGAACCCCTCGTGCCGCTCGCCGTGCGGACGGCGGGGGAGCGGGGCGCGGGTGTGTGCGGGCCGGTGACGGGAGACCTGCCCAATCCCTGGGCGCGGCTGACGCCCGCGCTGGCGGGGGCGGACCGGTGA
- a CDS encoding endo alpha-1,4 polygalactosaminidase: protein MLLALTACSEGPAPGKVAANGARWQPRPGTAWQWQLSGRLDPSVEVPVYDIDGFENSAGDVARLHRDGRRVICYINVGAWEDFRPDRDDFPRSVLGRPNGWRGERWLDIRRLTILRPLMERRFDMCRDKGFDAVEPDLVEGYADDTGFHLTAHDQLRYNRMIAGIAHERGLAVGLKNDLAQIHHLVGDFDFAVNEECAQYDECELLEPFTAGGKAVFHVEYAVPTSRFCRTSSRLRLSSMLKRLELDAWRKPC, encoded by the coding sequence ATGCTGCTCGCCCTGACCGCATGCTCCGAGGGGCCCGCCCCCGGCAAGGTCGCTGCCAACGGCGCGCGTTGGCAGCCACGCCCCGGAACGGCGTGGCAGTGGCAACTGAGCGGCAGGCTCGACCCGTCCGTCGAGGTGCCCGTCTACGACATCGACGGATTCGAGAACAGCGCCGGCGACGTCGCGCGCCTGCACCGGGACGGCCGCAGAGTGATCTGCTACATCAACGTCGGCGCCTGGGAGGACTTCCGCCCCGACCGGGACGACTTCCCCCGCTCCGTGCTCGGCCGGCCCAACGGCTGGCGCGGCGAACGCTGGCTGGACATCCGTCGTTTGACGATCCTTCGCCCACTCATGGAACGACGCTTCGACATGTGCCGGGACAAAGGCTTCGACGCCGTGGAACCGGACCTGGTCGAGGGCTACGCCGACGACACCGGCTTCCATCTCACCGCCCACGACCAGCTCCGCTACAACCGCATGATCGCCGGGATCGCACACGAACGCGGACTCGCCGTGGGCCTCAAGAACGACCTGGCCCAAATCCACCACCTGGTAGGCGACTTCGACTTCGCGGTGAACGAGGAGTGCGCCCAGTACGACGAGTGCGAGCTGCTCGAACCGTTCACCGCCGGGGGCAAGGCGGTCTTCCACGTGGAGTACGCCGTGCCCACGTCCCGCTTCTGCCGGACCTCCAGCCGGCTGCGCCTGTCGTCGATGCTGAAGAGGCTGGAGCTGGACGCCTGGCGGAAGCCGTGCTGA